A single window of Granulicella mallensis MP5ACTX8 DNA harbors:
- the recA gene encoding recombinase RecA yields MADDRSKAIETALSQLEKQFGKGSVMRLGAKEAIGPISVISTGSISFDAALGVGGVPRGRVIEIFGPESSGKTTITLQIIAEAQKNGGLAAFVDAEHALDPAYAKKLGVDTDNLLVSQPDYGEQALEIVEALVRSGAIDVLVVDSVAALVPKAELDGEMGDSHMGLQARLMSQALRKLTGTVSKSRTSLIFINQVREKIGVMFGNPETTTGGRALKFYSSVRIDIRRVGAVKEGDVVVGNRTKVKIVKNKVAAPFRDAEFDILFGEGISREGDSLDLAVLHNIVDKAGAWYSYQGERIGQGRENVRGFLKENKEVFGRIDSELRKKLGIKPADDVEIPAAPVDGPAQAVEAVKTRRG; encoded by the coding sequence GTGGCAGATGACCGCAGCAAAGCCATAGAAACCGCACTTTCTCAGCTTGAAAAGCAATTTGGCAAGGGGTCGGTGATGCGGCTCGGCGCGAAAGAGGCGATTGGGCCAATTTCGGTAATCTCTACGGGGTCGATTTCCTTTGACGCGGCGTTGGGTGTCGGTGGCGTGCCTCGTGGGCGCGTGATCGAGATCTTTGGGCCGGAGAGTTCGGGAAAGACGACCATTACACTGCAGATCATCGCCGAGGCGCAGAAGAACGGCGGCCTAGCGGCATTTGTGGACGCGGAGCACGCTCTCGATCCGGCTTATGCAAAGAAGCTGGGTGTCGATACCGACAATCTGCTGGTGAGCCAGCCGGACTACGGCGAACAGGCACTGGAGATCGTCGAAGCGCTGGTTCGTTCGGGCGCCATCGACGTACTGGTGGTGGATTCGGTGGCCGCGCTGGTGCCGAAGGCTGAGCTTGATGGCGAGATGGGCGATTCGCACATGGGCCTGCAGGCCAGGCTGATGTCGCAGGCGTTGCGCAAATTGACCGGAACAGTGTCGAAGTCGCGCACCAGCCTGATCTTTATCAACCAGGTTCGCGAGAAGATCGGCGTCATGTTCGGCAACCCGGAGACGACGACCGGCGGACGGGCACTGAAGTTCTACTCCTCGGTGCGTATCGATATCCGTCGTGTCGGCGCGGTGAAGGAAGGCGATGTTGTCGTCGGCAACCGCACGAAGGTCAAGATTGTAAAGAACAAGGTAGCGGCACCCTTCCGCGATGCTGAGTTCGACATTCTCTTCGGTGAAGGTATCTCTCGTGAAGGCGACTCGCTGGATCTTGCTGTGCTGCACAATATCGTCGACAAGGCGGGTGCGTGGTACAGCTACCAGGGTGAGCGTATCGGACAGGGCCGTGAGAATGTACGCGGATTCCTGAAGGAAAATAAAGAGGTCTTCGGCCGGATCGATAGTGAACTGCGCAAGAAACTCGGAATCAAGCCTGCGGATGATGTTGAGATCCCCGCTGCACCCGTCGATGGCCCAGCCCAGGCGGTTGAAGCCGTAAAGACACGCCGCGGATAG
- a CDS encoding winged helix-turn-helix domain-containing protein, translating into MRVRLQEIPFRMLLVLLEQPGQIVTREELRNRLWDEKTFVEFDNNLRVAAAKLREALRDDAASPQFIETIARRGYRFIGEASPIFDTPALAPSEPLAPVAPSLQIVPPSQIALDGTPPRRGRRRLLLALCGAALPLATALFYIWRQRQPLIHSHDSVAIGGFLNRSGNHNYDDVLSLPFRIKMEESPYLRLVSRDSFAHLLKNADASLAEEMQACRQSNAHALLTGELTSHGQGYELQIDAWRCSNGRRLGTESVKTDSQAGILDALGQASEKMRLRLGESEESLQKFSVPLVQATTSSVAALNAFRLGEEKHATGLYTESQTFYKLAIDFDPQFALAYLQLGRSYSNAGESSLSRIYAQKAFDLRERTTDREKLYISSAYYSFYTGEVHRAIEVYQLWMSLYPRDIVPVNNLAVEYNILGQPQKAAPYARKAIELDPSILLPYSVLAEADLRSGNYTELNRLCNDPAHANDSAVAFHVACYKSAFVQNNEAVMQHQTQFVQGAAQQSAMLNEIAAVSFYRGRQAEADRGFVTARQNAIANNLPEFAAEIIVEQAGLDADAGRPAQAAQLAEEALHYAPHNIEVEAGAALALARIGQIARAEAISRKATAESPLDTQLQFVELPSVNAAIAMQHNQPDEAVKALEPARPYDQVVVMGLSPAYYRGLAYLQGRHWQQASAEFRSVLDHRAASPNSPYILLSQLELGHALQLSGNSQEATAQFQQLEEVWKNADTDFPPIKLLHLYEHLHPAR; encoded by the coding sequence ATGAGGGTTCGCCTTCAGGAGATCCCCTTCCGGATGCTGCTCGTTCTACTCGAGCAGCCGGGCCAGATCGTCACCCGGGAAGAGCTTCGCAACCGGCTTTGGGACGAGAAGACCTTCGTCGAGTTCGACAATAATCTCCGCGTCGCCGCCGCCAAGCTTCGCGAAGCACTCCGCGACGACGCAGCCTCCCCCCAATTTATTGAGACGATCGCCCGCCGCGGATACAGGTTCATCGGCGAGGCCTCTCCCATCTTCGACACCCCAGCCCTCGCCCCCTCGGAGCCTCTGGCCCCTGTCGCACCAAGCCTCCAGATCGTTCCGCCTTCCCAGATAGCATTGGACGGGACCCCACCGCGCCGTGGACGCCGCCGCCTCCTCCTCGCTCTCTGCGGAGCGGCTCTTCCGCTCGCGACAGCACTCTTTTACATCTGGCGTCAGCGTCAGCCGCTCATTCATAGCCATGACAGCGTCGCCATCGGCGGCTTCCTCAACCGCAGCGGCAATCACAACTACGACGACGTGCTGTCGCTTCCCTTCCGCATCAAGATGGAGGAGTCGCCCTACCTCAGACTGGTGTCTCGCGACAGCTTTGCGCATCTCCTGAAGAACGCCGATGCCAGCCTCGCGGAAGAGATGCAGGCCTGCCGGCAGAGCAACGCACATGCCCTGTTGACCGGCGAGCTCACCTCGCACGGCCAGGGCTACGAACTGCAGATCGACGCCTGGCGATGTTCCAACGGCCGCCGTCTTGGCACAGAGTCGGTAAAGACCGACTCCCAGGCAGGTATACTCGATGCGCTGGGTCAGGCCAGCGAGAAGATGCGTCTCAGGCTCGGCGAGTCTGAAGAATCATTGCAAAAGTTCAGCGTTCCGCTGGTCCAGGCGACAACCAGTTCTGTCGCCGCATTGAATGCCTTCCGGCTCGGCGAAGAAAAACATGCCACCGGCCTGTACACCGAGTCGCAGACCTTCTACAAGCTCGCCATCGACTTCGATCCGCAGTTCGCACTCGCCTATCTGCAGTTGGGCCGCAGCTATTCCAATGCCGGAGAAAGCTCGCTCAGCCGCATCTATGCCCAGAAGGCATTCGACCTTCGCGAGCGCACCACGGATCGGGAGAAGCTCTACATCTCCTCCGCCTACTACAGCTTCTACACCGGCGAAGTCCACCGGGCCATCGAGGTCTATCAACTGTGGATGAGCCTCTACCCGCGCGACATCGTTCCGGTCAATAATCTCGCGGTCGAGTACAACATACTTGGACAACCTCAAAAGGCCGCCCCGTATGCACGCAAGGCGATTGAACTCGACCCGTCTATCCTTCTGCCCTATTCCGTACTTGCCGAGGCCGACCTGCGATCGGGCAACTACACAGAACTCAACCGCCTCTGCAATGACCCCGCCCATGCAAACGATAGCGCCGTCGCCTTCCATGTCGCCTGCTACAAGAGTGCATTCGTGCAGAATAACGAAGCCGTGATGCAGCACCAGACACAATTCGTGCAGGGCGCAGCGCAACAAAGCGCCATGCTGAATGAAATCGCCGCCGTATCGTTCTATCGCGGACGGCAGGCAGAAGCCGACCGCGGCTTCGTTACCGCCAGGCAAAATGCCATTGCCAACAATCTGCCCGAATTCGCCGCGGAGATCATCGTGGAACAGGCAGGCCTCGACGCAGATGCCGGACGCCCCGCTCAGGCAGCACAGCTCGCGGAAGAGGCCTTGCACTATGCACCGCACAATATCGAGGTAGAAGCCGGCGCTGCGCTAGCCCTGGCCAGAATCGGACAGATCGCCCGCGCGGAGGCAATCTCCAGGAAAGCAACCGCCGAATCTCCACTCGACACACAGCTTCAATTTGTGGAACTGCCCTCCGTCAATGCCGCGATTGCCATGCAACACAACCAGCCTGACGAAGCCGTTAAAGCCCTGGAACCAGCTCGTCCCTATGACCAGGTCGTCGTCATGGGCCTCTCCCCCGCCTACTACCGAGGCCTCGCCTATCTCCAGGGCCGCCACTGGCAACAGGCGTCCGCCGAGTTCCGCAGCGTACTCGATCACCGCGCCGCCTCTCCCAACTCCCCCTACATCCTTCTGTCACAGCTTGAGCTGGGCCATGCGCTACAACTCAGCGGCAACTCGCAGGAGGCCACCGCCCAGTTCCAGCAACTCGAAGAGGTCTGGAAGAATGCCGACACAGACTTCCCTCCGATAAAACTCCTGCACCTCTACGAGCACCTGCACCCAGCCCGCTGA
- a CDS encoding beta strand repeat-containing protein, with protein sequence MPTTNRSARAFAMSFRRIRGLTVAVVCQLGLLFTPSALKAQTATVSILHSFAGTTDSQGPYAGVIQAGDGNLYGTTLGNFSTDNGSIFQITPSGTLTPLYSFVGGSDSATPFAGLIQGDDGGFYGTTYGDIGVTDGSIFKLPFGSTTLDTLFTFTGDANGSIPTSALVESTDGSYYGGTSSGGSGNGTLFKITSDGTLTTVAPFKNKLLGAAPSGPPVEYTDGNFYGTTSGGGGSDFGAFYQLTPTGEYTVLYSFTGTGDGAAPTGTPVVGSDGNFYGTTGQSGAVTTPDKNGTIYKMTPGGVLTTLHVFNGTTDGAGPVGLFMGSDGNLYGAAGLGVNGNGTLFEITTSGAFTVLYSFGGTAGDGNGPAALVQASDGNFYGTTSGGGANAMGTVFKLTTATALPAPVQITSSASTIPLGTPVTLNWQVLNAFSQTLRNCYASVQTTASGPGAWTGLQKGTYNATTHIYSGSATITPTASGPYTYGLTCGGVESGTATVTVGGAQTLVVTTSNLPQARVGVDYSTALVASGGVLPYTWSLTVGSLPAGLTLNASSGVISGKPTVPGMANFTVQVKDSDPTPATATASLGMTVVQPLVITTMSLPAVRVGSTYSQTLTATGGTPPYIWKQSSGNLPAGLQLSSAGVISGTVTAAGPATFAVSVSDSAAPVTQSVTGNLSIVAEPLIVPTGAVTLSPSTISIGQTTTVTLNLSAPAGSPVATGNVQFVANGANFGSPVPVMNGSASLTSPAFNATGSYEITANYTGDPNYVALNFPPAILAVTTAPALAIQATPSVLSATSGTAAMTSIAVYNANGAAIKFACSGLPVNAVCNFGPLSSTGTTSLQIAAYTTASLSRPELRGRSIALNLAWLLPGVLALGAFARKRRRVVLLGIAALLLVATTSLSGCSGGSPATADSPKGTSSVVVTATVGSQTASTLITLTVQ encoded by the coding sequence ATGCCGACAACCAATCGTAGTGCCCGCGCCTTTGCGATGTCCTTTAGACGTATCCGTGGCCTAACCGTCGCTGTTGTGTGTCAACTTGGATTGCTGTTTACACCTTCTGCCTTGAAGGCTCAGACGGCGACCGTATCGATCCTGCACTCTTTTGCAGGGACTACGGATAGCCAGGGACCGTACGCTGGGGTGATCCAGGCGGGGGATGGGAACCTGTACGGTACGACCCTCGGGAATTTTTCTACGGACAATGGTTCCATCTTTCAGATCACTCCTTCGGGTACGTTAACTCCGCTCTATTCGTTCGTGGGTGGCAGTGATAGCGCCACCCCCTTTGCTGGGTTGATTCAGGGAGACGATGGCGGGTTCTATGGGACGACCTATGGAGACATCGGGGTTACCGATGGTTCAATTTTCAAGTTGCCCTTTGGGAGCACTACGCTGGACACTCTCTTTACGTTCACCGGCGATGCGAATGGAAGTATTCCTACTTCTGCTTTGGTAGAGAGCACTGATGGCAGCTACTACGGTGGGACCTCAAGTGGTGGTAGTGGGAATGGCACACTCTTCAAGATCACTTCAGACGGAACGTTGACGACGGTAGCCCCCTTTAAAAACAAGCTCCTTGGAGCCGCTCCTTCCGGTCCGCCTGTCGAATACACCGACGGCAACTTCTACGGCACGACCTCCGGCGGCGGAGGCAGTGATTTTGGGGCCTTCTACCAACTAACGCCAACAGGTGAGTACACGGTGCTCTATAGCTTTACTGGAACGGGGGATGGCGCGGCTCCTACAGGCACACCGGTGGTTGGAAGTGACGGTAATTTTTACGGAACGACAGGTCAGAGTGGAGCCGTTACAACACCTGACAAGAATGGCACGATCTATAAGATGACTCCCGGCGGGGTTCTTACGACTCTGCATGTCTTCAATGGCACAACGGATGGTGCAGGTCCCGTAGGTCTATTTATGGGGAGCGATGGCAACTTGTACGGAGCTGCCGGCCTGGGTGTCAACGGCAACGGAACACTCTTCGAGATTACGACTTCGGGCGCATTTACGGTCTTATACTCCTTTGGCGGCACGGCGGGAGATGGGAATGGTCCCGCTGCCCTCGTTCAGGCAAGCGACGGCAACTTCTATGGAACGACCTCCGGCGGTGGTGCGAACGCCATGGGTACAGTCTTCAAGCTGACGACGGCGACAGCCTTACCCGCCCCCGTGCAAATCACTTCGAGTGCCAGCACGATTCCGCTGGGAACGCCTGTGACCTTGAACTGGCAGGTTCTGAATGCGTTTTCACAGACGCTGCGGAACTGCTATGCGAGCGTGCAGACGACGGCTTCAGGTCCCGGAGCCTGGACGGGGCTTCAGAAGGGTACATATAACGCTACGACGCATATCTACTCGGGTTCGGCCACGATTACACCGACGGCTTCAGGTCCCTATACCTATGGCCTGACCTGTGGTGGTGTTGAGTCCGGAACCGCGACCGTTACCGTGGGTGGAGCACAGACGCTTGTTGTCACTACCAGCAACCTGCCGCAGGCGCGTGTTGGTGTGGACTATTCGACAGCACTCGTTGCCTCGGGTGGCGTGCTGCCTTACACCTGGAGCCTGACGGTGGGCTCGCTTCCCGCGGGACTTACCTTGAATGCAAGCTCGGGTGTGATCTCAGGCAAGCCGACAGTGCCAGGGATGGCGAATTTTACGGTTCAGGTAAAGGACTCCGATCCGACTCCGGCGACGGCCACGGCAAGCCTGGGCATGACGGTTGTTCAGCCGCTGGTGATTACGACAATGAGCCTTCCCGCCGTGCGGGTGGGATCGACCTATTCGCAGACCCTGACGGCTACAGGCGGCACGCCGCCTTATATCTGGAAGCAATCCAGCGGAAATCTTCCCGCAGGCCTCCAACTGTCCTCCGCCGGTGTGATCTCAGGTACAGTGACGGCGGCAGGTCCCGCGACGTTTGCCGTGAGCGTATCGGATTCTGCTGCTCCCGTTACACAGTCTGTGACGGGCAACCTGAGCATCGTTGCGGAGCCGCTCATCGTTCCTACAGGTGCTGTGACCCTGAGTCCGTCGACGATCTCGATCGGGCAGACGACCACGGTGACGCTGAACCTTTCGGCTCCGGCAGGATCTCCTGTCGCGACGGGCAATGTTCAGTTCGTAGCCAATGGTGCGAACTTCGGCTCGCCGGTGCCGGTGATGAATGGTTCGGCTTCGCTGACGAGTCCGGCGTTCAACGCGACGGGCAGCTATGAGATTACGGCGAACTACACGGGCGATCCGAACTACGTAGCTCTGAACTTTCCGCCCGCCATCCTGGCGGTGACGACAGCTCCGGCGTTGGCGATCCAGGCGACGCCCAGTGTGCTGAGTGCGACGTCGGGGACAGCGGCTATGACGAGCATCGCGGTCTATAACGCGAATGGTGCGGCAATCAAGTTTGCGTGCAGTGGACTGCCCGTGAATGCTGTCTGCAATTTTGGCCCGCTGAGCTCTACGGGTACGACGTCGCTACAGATTGCCGCTTACACCACAGCCAGCCTGTCCCGGCCTGAGTTGCGCGGACGGTCCATCGCTCTGAATCTCGCATGGCTGTTGCCCGGAGTGCTTGCACTGGGAGCTTTCGCGCGCAAGCGACGGCGGGTCGTACTGCTGGGAATAGCGGCCCTGTTGCTGGTGGCTACGACGTCTCTGAGTGGATGCTCTGGAGGCAGTCCTGCCACGGCGGATTCGCCGAAGGGAACCAGCTCTGTCGTGGTGACAGCGACTGTGGGATCACAGACGGCTTCCACCCTGATTACGTTGACCGTGCAGTAA
- a CDS encoding Ig-like domain repeat protein, which yields MSAQSVKVASRVTAAVDNNVRTTLKGNTPFQVQASVDRGALPDSTPANSMLIVLKRSETQEMQLRQTMNDLHNPASASYHKWLKPSDFAQQFAPADQDVQAVSNWLASQGFTVNQVSKGKAAIQFSGTAGQVRNSFHTELHTYVRNGVTFHSNNQDPQIPSALYPVVSGIAALNDIQPQSHTRILGKASFNPKTHASVPQWSYPADAGGVYLTVAPGDFALQYDVNPIYKAGYTGTGETIGIVSQANVDNTVVSNYRKLFGFSPTNLPSTIVDGFDPGTNGDGAGDEADLDVEVSGSVAPDAKILLYTGYDTSVTSGLFTAAIHAVDDDTADVISMSYGICEPTLGLSGNLLFNNLWSQAAAQGESVFVSTGDSGSAGCDNGQPQAEGGIAVNGIASTPYNVAVGGTDFYYSSYNSGNFQGQIDQYWNTTGSTGPMVSLLQPAPEQPWNNAFGLNVASGPTDQTTSSGSGGMSSCTEGTEDPSTASILSPTGKYISCSGGYAKPSWQTGVGVPKDGARDIPDVSLFAANGYNFSYWPICVAPTDCSTANLDPTTGAVTITGIGGTSASAPAMAGIMTLIDQAQKGRQGNPNYVLYALAAQVPSAFHDVTVGSNNVPCVTGSANCTLDTNGDGFYSLQVYPAGVGYDLATGLGSIDANVLLTNWNKVTFKSTATNLTLSSTTFAHGTPVTVTSTVVSSGGTPTGSVALVNTTTPAGAGIGTIALASGTGQALLTSLPAGNYNLVAQYGGDGTFAASTSMPVSLMVTPESSAVAVSGTYFGVDANGNTLPGVPFTNGITAQYGSFFDIDAKVYGASSSAAAPDGIATGVITVIDNGTPLTTLNLNSYGLAELQTGSLGAGTHSLVFSYGGDGSFNASQSAAYTITVVKGVPQIYIGNSVPAAVPVNGTLSVPVEVSSDNGQLPVGGTVTVTFGSQSQTVTLTQFNFGGLVNTGTGTATFNVGDVGPAGSYNLDASYSGDANLQTVSSAFDPSTITVYNNTLPTTTTTVTPSATSLNADGTLNITVKVTTTGPQIPTGSIDLFQNVFYQKIVVPLDATGTAVIPTPPSAILGNGPVQFTASYTGDHYNSPSVSAPVTVNANVGDFSLVPGSSLVSLKSGSTGSTTVAVGAPYGQRLTGLVALQCATSSPNLTCAFSSSTLTLPSDPTLVATTTLTFTAVPPDSAKLTLHGEWFGGGATLALLALILPMRRRGRRFVGVFALLLLANVAVLGLSGCSGSTPASIPTTPPASAPSAAGNYTATVTATTSGITHTVVVRVAVK from the coding sequence ATGTCAGCTCAGAGCGTCAAGGTCGCCTCGCGCGTTACCGCCGCGGTGGACAACAACGTTCGTACAACGCTGAAGGGAAATACTCCCTTTCAGGTGCAGGCTTCCGTTGATCGCGGAGCGCTGCCAGATTCTACGCCGGCCAACAGCATGCTGATCGTGCTGAAGCGCTCGGAGACGCAGGAGATGCAGCTTCGGCAGACCATGAATGACCTGCATAATCCGGCGTCGGCCAGCTATCACAAATGGCTGAAGCCGTCGGATTTCGCGCAGCAGTTTGCTCCCGCGGACCAGGACGTTCAGGCGGTGTCGAACTGGCTGGCGAGCCAGGGCTTTACGGTAAACCAGGTCTCGAAGGGCAAAGCCGCGATTCAGTTTTCGGGCACGGCGGGACAGGTGCGCAATTCGTTTCATACGGAGTTACATACGTATGTAAGGAACGGTGTCACCTTCCACTCCAACAACCAGGACCCGCAGATTCCATCGGCACTGTATCCTGTTGTCTCGGGTATCGCGGCTTTGAACGACATCCAGCCCCAGAGCCACACACGCATCCTCGGCAAGGCCAGTTTCAATCCGAAGACGCATGCATCCGTGCCGCAGTGGAGCTATCCGGCTGATGCAGGCGGAGTGTACCTCACCGTGGCACCGGGCGATTTCGCTCTGCAGTATGACGTAAACCCCATCTACAAAGCGGGCTATACCGGAACCGGCGAAACCATCGGCATTGTGAGCCAGGCGAATGTCGACAATACCGTGGTGAGCAACTATCGCAAGCTCTTTGGCTTCTCTCCTACGAATCTGCCTTCGACGATTGTGGATGGATTCGATCCTGGAACCAACGGGGATGGTGCGGGAGATGAGGCGGATCTGGACGTCGAGGTGAGTGGCTCCGTAGCTCCCGATGCAAAGATCCTGCTGTATACGGGGTATGACACCTCGGTGACCTCGGGTCTGTTTACTGCGGCGATCCATGCCGTAGATGACGATACTGCGGATGTGATCAGCATGAGCTACGGCATCTGCGAGCCGACGCTGGGGCTGTCCGGTAACCTTCTCTTCAATAACCTGTGGTCGCAGGCCGCGGCGCAGGGTGAGTCTGTCTTTGTATCTACCGGTGACAGTGGTTCGGCAGGTTGCGACAATGGACAGCCACAGGCAGAGGGTGGGATTGCTGTAAATGGCATCGCCTCCACCCCCTATAACGTTGCCGTAGGCGGAACGGATTTCTACTACAGTAGTTACAACTCAGGCAACTTCCAAGGCCAGATCGATCAATATTGGAACACCACTGGAAGCACCGGTCCGATGGTTTCGTTGTTGCAACCCGCCCCGGAGCAGCCGTGGAATAACGCCTTCGGCCTGAATGTAGCCAGTGGTCCTACCGACCAGACGACCTCCAGTGGCAGTGGCGGCATGAGTAGCTGTACCGAGGGTACGGAAGACCCGTCTACCGCCAGCATCCTCTCCCCGACGGGCAAGTACATCTCCTGCAGCGGTGGGTATGCCAAGCCTTCATGGCAGACGGGTGTGGGTGTGCCGAAGGATGGCGCGCGCGATATCCCCGACGTGAGCTTGTTTGCTGCGAATGGATATAACTTCTCTTACTGGCCTATCTGCGTCGCGCCGACAGATTGCTCCACCGCGAATCTTGATCCGACCACGGGCGCTGTCACGATTACTGGTATCGGCGGTACCTCGGCTTCTGCTCCAGCCATGGCCGGTATCATGACGCTGATCGATCAGGCACAAAAGGGCCGGCAGGGAAATCCGAACTATGTGTTGTATGCCCTGGCGGCACAGGTGCCTTCGGCCTTCCACGATGTGACGGTGGGCAGCAACAACGTTCCCTGTGTGACGGGTTCTGCCAATTGCACGCTGGATACGAATGGCGATGGTTTCTATTCTCTGCAGGTATATCCCGCAGGCGTCGGATACGATCTTGCCACTGGTCTGGGATCGATCGATGCCAATGTTCTGCTGACGAACTGGAACAAGGTCACCTTCAAATCCACCGCAACGAACCTGACACTTTCATCGACAACCTTTGCGCATGGCACACCGGTTACGGTGACATCGACGGTTGTCTCCTCCGGTGGAACACCCACCGGTTCGGTGGCCCTGGTGAACACGACCACTCCGGCCGGTGCGGGGATCGGCACGATTGCCCTGGCCTCGGGAACAGGGCAGGCGCTGCTGACCTCTCTCCCTGCGGGGAACTATAACCTGGTGGCGCAATACGGCGGCGATGGCACCTTTGCTGCCAGTACGTCCATGCCCGTCAGCCTGATGGTGACGCCTGAGAGTTCAGCCGTGGCCGTTTCGGGCACTTACTTTGGTGTGGACGCGAACGGAAACACGTTGCCGGGCGTTCCATTCACGAACGGCATCACTGCACAGTACGGAAGCTTCTTCGATATTGATGCGAAGGTGTATGGAGCTTCGTCGAGCGCGGCTGCTCCGGATGGAATTGCCACGGGAGTGATCACGGTCATCGATAACGGCACTCCACTCACGACGTTGAACCTGAACTCTTATGGGTTAGCGGAACTCCAGACGGGCTCACTGGGAGCTGGAACACATAGCCTGGTCTTCTCCTACGGTGGAGATGGTAGCTTCAATGCTTCACAGTCGGCGGCGTACACGATCACCGTGGTGAAGGGGGTACCGCAGATTTATATCGGCAATTCGGTGCCGGCGGCTGTCCCGGTCAATGGAACGCTGTCAGTTCCGGTTGAGGTTTCAAGTGACAACGGTCAGTTGCCTGTAGGCGGAACAGTCACTGTAACGTTCGGGAGCCAATCGCAGACAGTTACCTTGACGCAGTTCAATTTTGGCGGCCTGGTCAATACAGGTACAGGAACGGCTACGTTCAACGTAGGAGACGTAGGCCCCGCAGGCAGCTATAACCTGGACGCTTCTTATAGCGGCGATGCGAACCTGCAGACGGTGAGCAGTGCTTTCGATCCCAGTACGATTACGGTGTATAACAACACGCTGCCAACAACGACAACGACTGTAACGCCCAGCGCCACTTCACTCAATGCCGATGGAACGCTGAACATAACCGTCAAGGTAACAACGACAGGGCCACAGATACCGACGGGGAGTATCGACCTCTTTCAGAATGTGTTTTACCAGAAAATCGTTGTGCCGCTGGATGCTACCGGAACGGCTGTCATCCCGACACCTCCCTCTGCGATCCTTGGAAATGGGCCGGTGCAGTTTACGGCGTCGTACACGGGCGATCACTACAACTCCCCCAGCGTAAGTGCGCCGGTTACGGTGAACGCGAACGTTGGCGATTTCTCCCTGGTCCCCGGCAGCTCGCTGGTCAGCCTCAAGAGCGGCAGCACAGGGAGCACCACTGTGGCAGTCGGCGCGCCATATGGGCAGCGTCTGACTGGTTTGGTTGCACTGCAGTGCGCTACCTCGTCGCCCAACCTGACGTGTGCCTTCTCCAGTTCCACATTGACTCTGCCTTCCGATCCGACCCTGGTAGCGACGACGACACTGACTTTTACCGCCGTGCCTCCAGACTCTGCAAAACTTACCCTGCACGGCGAATGGTTTGGCGGAGGCGCGACCCTGGCGCTGCTGGCACTCATCCTGCCGATGCGTCGGCGGGGGCGGCGGTTTGTGGGTGTGTTCGCTTTGCTCCTGCTGGCGAATGTTGCCGTGCTTGGACTGAGTGGGTGCTCCGGAAGCACTCCCGCTTCCATCCCGACAACTCCTCCCGCGAGTGCCCCAAGTGCGGCTGGAAACTACACGGCAACGGTGACGGCAACTACCTCGGGGATCACTCATACCGTGGTTGTGCGGGTCGCTGTGAAATAA
- a CDS encoding tyrosine-type recombinase/integrase: MQSARGWFNPALGDAKIKGYTWHCNRHTFTSRLVMAGIDIYTVGKLLGHKSLSMTMRYSHLAPAHNAAAVDRLVPVS, encoded by the coding sequence TTGCAGAGCGCTAGAGGTTGGTTTAACCCTGCGCTCGGAGATGCCAAGATCAAAGGCTACACATGGCATTGCAATAGACATACGTTCACCAGTAGACTGGTTATGGCCGGGATCGACATCTACACAGTCGGGAAGTTACTCGGTCACAAGTCACTGTCAATGACGATGAGATATTCGCATCTTGCTCCTGCACACAATGCAGCAGCCGTTGATAGATTGGTGCCTGTTTCGTAA